The following proteins are co-located in the Acinetobacter shaoyimingii genome:
- a CDS encoding RcnB family protein, which produces MNHSNNKKIEKNIFSHQILFSLTVLAISSMISTTVMAEQKWGYRVVQQPSVPSRSTYQSYDPTAWTSNRQNADAYATPLPQSHYQNYQRPYPPYPPHHGGHGHHYPNYPAYPVQNGLTITYHQQLPSYTEYRSEQQGFVNGNNGFIQSSRMTYITDWRRYNLPAPAAGMHWIYENGRYLMVPNGR; this is translated from the coding sequence ATGAATCATTCCAACAATAAAAAAATTGAAAAAAATATTTTTTCACATCAGATATTATTCAGTCTTACTGTTTTAGCGATATCTTCAATGATCTCAACGACGGTTATGGCTGAGCAAAAATGGGGTTATCGTGTGGTACAGCAACCATCAGTACCATCAAGATCAACTTATCAGTCATATGACCCTACGGCATGGACGTCTAATCGTCAGAATGCGGATGCGTATGCAACGCCATTGCCCCAATCTCATTATCAGAACTATCAGCGACCTTATCCACCGTATCCGCCACATCATGGTGGTCACGGACATCATTATCCAAATTATCCTGCTTATCCAGTGCAAAATGGATTAACCATCACTTATCATCAACAATTGCCAAGTTATACAGAATATCGTTCTGAGCAACAGGGTTTTGTGAATGGAAATAATGGTTTTATCCAAAGTTCACGAATGACGTATATCACGGATTGGCGACGCTATAATTTACCTGCACCTGCCGCAGGTATGCACTGGATTTATGAGAATGGTCGTTATCTGATGGTTCCCAATGGCCGTTAA